A stretch of DNA from Xiphophorus maculatus strain JP 163 A chromosome 8, X_maculatus-5.0-male, whole genome shotgun sequence:
GTGGGCAGCATGATGGCAGTGGTCGGGCTGGCCCATCACCTGAGCAACGCGGTCAGGACTGACTCCGTCatctaaacataaaacaaaaacacaaatttaagacCAAGCCTAATATAACTGCAGAggttaaaaactatttaatgtgattttgttgtagcaaaaaaaaaaaaaaaaaaacaattttaaaaattaagatttcTTTGATCACTCTTTGGGCTGACCTTGTTTGAACTGAATCCTGACACCAGCGTCATTCTGAATCTTCTTGATCATTTCTCCATTTCTGCCAATGATGATGCCAACAGCAAATCTGGGCACAACCAcctaaaaaacaagaacaattcagcagagagaaaaaaaaaacccaaaactggaaaaacacTGATAGATAAAGTCTTACATCCAGACTGCTTCCACCCATTTTTGACCCAAAGTCCAGCCTGCCTGCCCTGAAGTCTCCTTGGTCTTTGTCTCGAATGAGCTTCACCACAAGTTCGCGTGCTTGCTATAAAAATAGAtgtatatgaaaacaaaatacattttaatacaaatgaTAGAATTCAACTGAATATAGCCTAAAATGCACGCGGTAGGCATAACGTGTAAACTAAACAAACAGGAAAGACTTTAGCCCACAGTAATCTCCTCTGTGTCTGACCTGCACTTTGTGGGGATCCCCAGTGATTCTGAGGGGCTTGTCCGCTCCAGTGGGCATGGGGTCATCTTGAATCATTATCATCTGGACTCCTGTTCTCTCCTGcaggggttaaaaaaaagaaaaactaccacAGTTACGTGGGGCACAAAACACCAGTCATAGCAAGGAAATTCTAAGGTGCAACATGTTTTCTCCCCTCAGttatttgaacatttgaaaCGGGCGCAAACATGGTGGGATGTTTTTAAAACGGATGCACAAATGTACACCAAGTCGAATGCAAAATAAACCATTGAACAActgacaaaatcaaaacaaaaaaaatcaaacaatacaCACAACTAGGATTGAAGGATGATTAATGTATAAACCGCAAGAAATCAGCTCAAGAAAATATGATCTGGAAAATACTGAACTAGAACATTCCCAGAATGTTACACACTGCATGGAAACACAAATGATCCAAACAGTAAAGTAACTTAAATAATGTCAAGACAAAACAAGTGGGcagtattttccttttaatagAATGGTGTCTGAAGCTTTTTACTCCttaagaaatcagaaaaaattagGATCGCAGAAGATGATAAAAGATAATTAACTAGGCCAAAAAGATCAAGGTCTTCGGCCTGGACTGCATCTCACATTTCTTATCAAAAGATGACATTTTAGTAGTTTGAAAGATAATTTCAATGAAAATCATTCAAGGTCGATGTTGATAATTTGGTACCATCAAGCACATTAAATCGGCCAGATATGAAATGACTCAGTTTTCTCATGATAAGCTCAGAGGGTGACTAGAATGTCTTTCCAGATcatacattaaatatattacaactgaaaactcTGTGCTGTTTTGATGCctgtaaatgcatcaaaacagcACCTTCCTTGATATACTTCAAGTAAAAATCTCATAGAACAAATAAACTTTGATACATAAGAATCATTTTGTCTATTTCAATGGCTTTCAGCACAATGTATAATTTCAgcattattttgcatatttaactGTTGCATTTCAACAAAATTTTCAGAAATTAGTTTGCATCTACTGCAGCCTTTGGAAAGAAAATTGAGAATTGGCCAAAATTGATCATGTTAACATGCTGTAAGAGGTGTATTTCTATGACAGATTATCAGCAGACCTGCAGTTGTTTGATGGTCTCTCCTCCCTTGCCGATGACCAGGCCGACTTTGTTGGCAGGGATGAGGATCTGCTGAATGGAGCTGTTGCCATCCATGTCGTTGTGGAAGCCGGGACCATACCGACACTGCTCCACAATCTCACTCAGCAGCCGCTTTGCCTGCCTGCAGAGTGGAAAAACAAGATTGCCTAGAACGTTTAGAAGAAAAACCAGCTGAGCCACAATGTTCAGCATCAACAGGTTCGACTTCTTTCCCAACAAtgatatatacatttttttttcttttcttaaatctGTGCCCAGACTCACTCAATGTTCTCTGGGCTTCCGGTCAGAGTGCACGGTCTGTCCAACATGCCACCACTGTCTACaataagagggaaaaaaaagaaatcacaaatcATTCTCACCTACAATAATGTGTGGTCAACAGCATATTCACAGTAAAAACCAGGAAATTGCTTTCCATGACCTGAAAAATTAAAAGGCACCATGAAAGGGACTGGTATTAAGAAATGTAACTCAATGTGTCAGGTGAGATGTCAGAGACAGATCAGTTTTCATGTTGCTATTCGTTTGCTTTCACAGTGCTCACATTTTCCAACTGTGTAAAGCATAATGTGATTAAGTACCTGGAGCCGTGCTCAGCCCATAGGTCATAATATTGGGAGCGAAGAATGAGCAAAGATTAGATTTGAACATAATTTTCAACAAATACCAGTAAAACTTTGTTTgaatatttagcataaatgtttcacaattaaatatgtgtttaagaaaaaaaactttaatctttATGGAAAACTTCAGTTTTGGTTCAACATCTCAAACAAGTGCAATTTTCAAGCAGCTGAGGTGAACAGAGATCTCAAACGTGGCAGAGaaagctgctgcttcttcttgtATGTTCAGCAAAGCTGCATAATGCATCACATCATGACAATATCAAATGGGTTAGGCAATACTACCACCTCAAAAGGCTGCTTGGTAGGACATTGTATTTCAATTAACAAGCCCAAAATTAGAATGCTAATGCTGTTTTGGCCAGCTGCTCTCTATGACGACACTTTATGAATTCTTTAGGTGGTCAAAATGCCAAAGCTTGTAAATGAGGTAAAGGAACTTATTCAAGAAAACCAAGTGATTTGAATGAGGATTACTCGCAATATTCAGAAATAGTATTAAAATAGTATTTAAATTACCCTAATGCCGAGATTGTGTGTCTctagttttcacatttaaaactttacagtTAAGATTGACTTTTAATAAATTTCTGTTCAGTAAACAATTTCCCACAACAGGTTGTATCAGATccaagttcattttattttgcacaggATCTGCTGAATGGAGATTCTGGGGAGATCCcacatttatttaactaaaactaactttACTCATTCTTTCTCTAGATGGTTAAAGTAAAAGAGTTTACTTATTAGTGAAGGGTAGAAATATGACATTATTTCCCAATCGCCCTTATGCCTTTTGGGGTATTTCAACCTCTTTTTATCAGATGTTTGTTTATGGCAGGGTGAGGTGCTTTTAATCTCGTAAAACATGCTGTGTTGCataaaattgaaacaaaaaatcctGAACAAACAAACTGTGTTGTCTTTCCACTTTAGACTCTTATTAGGCATACCTGAGGCAATCTGGATCTTGCAACCTGATTCCTGCTGTATTCTTGAAATCTgctctcctccttttccaataACTATGATAAAAAAGGAAACTCTGAGCCTTTCTGAATTTATACAAAGAACTCATTTGCTACACCATATTaagtttaaaagtaaagaaCTTCAGGTTTACTTACTGAATCCAACCATCTTATCAGGCACTTTAAAGTCTTCTGTTGTAAAAGCCCTGAAACCCGAACAAAAAGCACGATTAGAGcttaattcaaaatattttacatgttgatCCAGCTGACTAGTTGCATTTCACAACCTCCATGATCCCTGCTTTAAACATCTCATTGCTCAGTTTTTGTCTACATCATGGTTAAAATTACTCTTAAGCTTCAGAATAAGTTTActattaaatatgaaaaccCTTAAATAAACCTTAAGATTTCCATTTCGTATTTTGTCAAGCCATGACCAATGAATGAAGCCAATATGCATCGCCATTACTAAAAGCGACCAAGAGTTTTTTGCTCACCTTTGATGTACCAACGCACCAAGATGGTTTCCTACTAAGGGAAGAGGGGAAAAACgtaaatttaaatgtgtgaaatatgCCTATAGCAGCAAATGTATTGATATGGTAAAGCGATAAAGCAAGCAATATCTGAAAAATTGATTCaatgctgggggaaaaaaaaagagagcagatGTTTGTGAAGCTGCCAATCCTACAAGTCTGTATCTGACCCACAGCAGGGAGCTTTCAGCGGCAGGGAAATAAGACCTGGAGGTGCATGAATGAGCGTTTCAATCAGAGGCGCTCTGAAAGAGAGGCAGCAGCCGGGTCAGTGACTGCTGGTCCCGAATTGAATTTTTGACAGGTAGAATCAAGCAAGGGTCCTGCAGGGTCACCGGAGGATGTTCAGCCACAGATGTGAAAACCTGAACTGATATCTTTACGGGTTCAATCAATTTTATGGCTGTTTGCACTGATTTCACTTCTTCTGGAAAAAGCACCGGGGTTAAAGCTCGAGAACAGAACAGCTATGAATACAAAAAAGGGAGGTGTGCAAACTTTATACAAGGATagacattttcacaaaaaaaaaaagaaaaaaacttttgcgAGTAGTTGAATATATGTTTGAAAATTAGACACTGAAAGCCAGCTGCAGAACTAGAAAGTTATCACGTCTGTCATTTGTCTTATACAAAAGGACAACCTTGACTAAAGAAAAGTGAGGACAAATTCCCACAAACAGCAGTGCATCcaacaaacaaacttgaattGCATACAATTTTCCTATTCGTGCATTCAAGGCCGAACTATCGTACAAACAACTGTGACAAGATAAGAGGAGGCCGCGGTAAATAACTAGTGTTTCCactttgtgaaaatgaaatggATCAAATGTTTGTAGTGAGTGACGAAAACCACGGCAGGATGATTGTCTCCACTACGGCGCTTCGAGTATTAAGTATCTGACAAACAACATGGCTCTCACTTCAGATTATAGCCTAACTCCAACAAGCTTTGCCAGTTTCACTGCAAAGAAAAAGCACTGGCAAATAACTTATAAAAGGTCTATGAGTTACATATTTGGTGCAGATCATAtgacaaaaactctgaaataacAAGCGACGATATACAGCTTAAGTTTAGGAGACTCAAAGTTATCAGTGAAGTAAGAGATGCAAGGagctatttaaaaatgttactctTTTACAATATGTAtagaaacatctgaaaaaaatatgctgCTCTTAGTTTCAGATTAAGAGTTGTCACAATTTCACACTAGCAtacatcatgtaaaaataaaaactataggACATGCAGAATTATGAAGGCTCACCTCCATTGTCTAGAGAACGTTTTTGGCCCCCGAAGCCATAGAGGGAGGGGTCTATGACTGGACACGAACTGTTCATGTTGGGCATCTGGTCTCCTCCCATCTTGGCTGCCATCTGGAGACAAAACAGTGGGACAGATGGAACAAGTGGTTCAATTATGCTTGATATTCTTCAAATGCAAGTTTTCACAGAAATATTCCTGAACATCACTTTGGTAATTGATTTATTCGTCCACCTTCTTTTTCTTGCTTGAGTAAGAAAAAGAGTATAGCTTTTTTCcaccagcagctgctgttgatattttatcaatttcactactaaatcacaaaaaatatcacaaaacatGGATATTGCATTCTTTAAAGTATCTCGATGAATTGTTTATTCCACAGACAATACCACAAAAAGTTGATCGCCTCTTAGTTGTGAAAGTAGAAAAAGACCCTCTTTAGGCTGGAGAGCAAGGATGAAtatataaaagcaaaatgttgcaCTCCAGAATAGTTATACTGCCTCATATTAGTGATACCCTGATATGAGAATTTGGACTGATATCGATATCAATACTGCCACTATGGCTGAtaatattttgcataatatgCATACACATTTACATACTAGGCCAGGAAATATTCAATGACCACATGCatattgggggaaaaaaatcaaatcaattgGTATTTATTACAATACAAACCACAAACATGCTCAATGTTTGTGGTTTCACGACTTTGAAAAACTAAACCTACTTTGCAAATATGAATATAATGAAGACAAATTGTAGAATatattaaaactataaataaccACCTTCCTTAACAATGACTGCTCAGGAGACCTTCCCACCCCTATCTTGTCAGCTGCAActcttcaaaatgaaattatgtgCAAAGTTACACAGAGAGTTACACCACTGCTTTGTAATCACAGAGAAATGTGAACTTCAGGTATTCTTAAACTAAGAGGTAATCAAGCTGGATTCAAAGACTTCACCAGAGAATCAATGCATGACAATGACAGTTTACTCTATCTCTAGATAAAGAGGGGAAGAAAAGGCAGATCATCAAACCACTACCACATTTTTCCATCTCCACTTCAGCGTTTTTGGCACTCTCACTTGATCTACTTCAGACCTCTCTGTTCTATTAATCACACAGTACCACCAAATGACTCAAatagctttttcacatttgtaaaatgagaaaaaaagatgcaagCACCATcccaaaatcatattttaacacTCAGATGATTATATCTGTAATATCAAATCAGGGTTGAATTATCTCTAGTTATGCCAATCActatcagataaaaaaaaaaatgggtgcACTCTGCAAATTTGCACTTTTGGGTGAAGTTTGAAGCAACACTTCAGTTGACCTAGTTTTTCTGTTAAGTTGCTATGAAGACACTATGAGACCTGATTAAGCAGGAAAGTTGGTAGCATCCCAAGATTGACACTTTTTAAACCAGCATCTTACATCTTATTAAAATTACCATTCTTTAATATATGCATGCTAATAAGACTGTCATAACTAAACATTATGAAAAATGGTTTTGTATAGAATCACTGTAATGATTTTGAGCAGCAAAATGGTGATTATGACCTACATcacagcacattttaaaatggtgtCACATTGGGAATGACGTACAACAGATCTGAtcataatgcaaataaaacaagttgtttTAGAAGGTTGTTCACTGGGTTTTGGCTGTGGAGTCATTGCTTCAGAAGCAGCACAAGGATTCCTTGATGCAATACCAGCAAATGTTTGGTAATCAATTTAacttttcttggttttgttaATCTTAGTCAAGAAAGTTGCACAATTTTGACAGCttgcaaaatgaaatatttaattctttaagtcaaaagagaacaaatttattcctctccacaaattgaaataaatctataaaagtAGTAACAGAAACTTGGACAAACTAATGACAAACTTGTCTCACTGGAAAACATAATTTGCTGAAGATTGCTTTTACACCATCAAAGCCGATGCttctttcttcatctttttttttaaaaaagaaaaaagtctaaCATAGAGCCTATTTAGATGGCAAGCTTTGTATATATTCCAACttgcagtatttttattttttgcaagaATGTTAATTTGTCCACCGTAATTTTCTGATCTTTCTATCATATTTCAAACATCCCAAAAAAAGTGTCAGCTCTTTATATTTACTCTgctcatttttttctgctgatggAAAAGTGTATAGCtctatgcaaaaaaaacccccaaaacaaagcATGCAGGTTTCTTGTATTacagataagaaaaaatatgtcttttagaaaataaaccaCTTGCAAATATGAAGTAGATTCTCACATCATGTGATGATGGACATTCAAATCTTCTGCGTGAGAGCGTTTTTCTATTCTGCCTTAATCTGTCACCTCTCCTTTCACACCAAAGTAtagcatttcagaaaattacACTAAATTGACATGTGTGCTTGCCTggaatgtttttgttcacaATATGAAAATATGCTCATGGAAATTAGAGTCTCCCATCACCTTCAGGGACGATTATCTACTTCAGAAAGCCACTGGTGGAAGAGAAGCTGCAATAGAAATAAGGAGGCATAAAAGGAAGCAGGTGTGAGGTTGTTGTTACCACGGAGTCTCCAATGCCGCGGACCCATCAAGAAAATTTTAAAGCACTCTGGATTAGGTCAATACTTgcgcaattttttttaaattagagtATTTGTTTGTTGCCAtcagacattttttccaaacacCTTGGTATGTGAgcatctgtttttataaattttgatGTCAAAGTGACAACTGTTGCCGCGGCATCTATGCACGcattgccttgccttgccttgcctaaGAAGCGTAGCTGAAGGAGCACAGGCTGAATGTTCATCCACACATATCCTGCTTTCATTTCAACACATGCTTTCCTACCCATCCTTTGCAAGCTGTCATGTTTCAATTCAAAAGCTtaatttcttttcctcctctctaGAGATACAAGTCATCTCTGTTATATGAAAGTAAAGGCATTTTTCTGAACATAAATTCAAAATGCAGTGCTTTAAAAATTTAATACCTTATAACAAAGAGGTAGCATAAAATATAGCATTGTTGAGTTAAAATGTAGATTATAAATTTGTACTTTAGTTGTTCTGACTTG
This window harbors:
- the LOC102233662 gene encoding far upstream element-binding protein 3-like isoform X4 translates to MMMMMAELIQGQASVAQPGTKDDFADTIRRVRQMAAKMGGDQMPNMNSSCPVIDPSLYGFGGQKRSLDNGVGNHLGALVHQRAFTTEDFKVPDKMVGFIIGKGGEQISRIQQESGCKIQIASDSGGMLDRPCTLTGSPENIEQAKRLLSEIVEQCRYGPGFHNDMDGNSSIQQILIPANKVGLVIGKGGETIKQLQERTGVQMIMIQDDPMPTGADKPLRITGDPHKVQQARELVVKLIRDKDQGDFRAGRLDFGSKMGGSSLDVVVPRFAVGIIIGRNGEMIKKIQNDAGVRIQFKQDDGVSPDRVAQVMGQPDHCHHAAHLINELVQTAQERDGFGIMGRRGRSDCNMGGAGGLQEVTYAVPADKCGLVIGKGGETIKNIKEQSRAHVELQRNPPPNTDPNVRIFSIRGTAQQLEKARQLIDERIGGPGIGSNSNFGMSPYNQGPTTPPQHGPQMFMSGGWGTTFQIWQPQGQQDHSKHLQRNGQQNQPQSTAPEYNKTWGQTTGPGSQQTSNPEYNAWVDFYRQPMAFFNQGTQQTPAPGLQDH
- the LOC102233662 gene encoding far upstream element-binding protein 3-like isoform X1, which encodes MMMMMAELIQGQASVAQPGTKDDFADTIRRVRQMAAKMGGDQMPNMNSSCPVIDPSLYGFGGQKRSLDNGVGNHLGALVHQRAFTTEDFKVPDKMVGFIIGKGGEQISRIQQESGCKIQIASDSGGMLDRPCTLTGSPENIEQAKRLLSEIVEQCRYGPGFHNDMDGNSSIQQILIPANKVGLVIGKGGETIKQLQERTGVQMIMIQDDPMPTGADKPLRITGDPHKVQQARELVVKLIRDKDQGDFRAGRLDFGSKMGGSSLDVVVPRFAVGIIIGRNGEMIKKIQNDAGVRIQFKQDDGVSPDRVAQVMGQPDHCHHAAHLINELVQTAQERDGFGIMGRRGRSDCNMGGAGGLQEVTYAVPADKCGLVIGKGGETIKNIKEQSRAHVELQRNPPPNTDPNVRIFSIRGTAQQLEKARQLIDERIGGPGIGSNSNFGMSPYNQGPTTPPQHGPQMFMSGGWGTTFQIWQPQGQQDHSKHLQRNGHNGSQTGQMDWEQYYKKLGQQNQPQSTAPEYNKTWGQTTGPGSQQTSNPEYNAWVDFYRQPMAFFNQGTQQTPAPGLQDH
- the LOC102233662 gene encoding far upstream element-binding protein 3-like isoform X6 → MMMMMAELIQGQASVAQPGTKDDFADTIRRVRQMAAKMGGDQMPNMNSSCPVIDPSLYGFGGQKRSLDNGVGNHLGALVHQRAFTTEDFKVPDKMVGFIIGKGGEQISRIQQESGCKIQIASDSGGMLDRPCTLTGSPENIEQAKRLLSEIVEQCRYGPGFHNDMDGNSSIQQILIPANKVGLVIGKGGETIKQLQERTGVQMIMIQDDPMPTGADKPLRITGDPHKVQQARELVVKLIRDKDQGDFRAGRLDFGSKMGGSSLDVVVPRFAVGIIIGRNGEMIKKIQNDAGVRIQFKQDDGVSPDRVAQVMGQPDHCHHAAHLINELVQTAQERDGFGIMGRRGRSDCNMGGAGGLQEVTYAVPADKCGLVIGKGGETIKNIKEQSRAHVELQRNPPPNTDPNVRIFSIRGTAQQLEKARQLIDERIGGPGIGSNSNFGMSPYNQGPTTPPQHGPQMFMSGGWGTTFQIWQPQGQQDHSQQNQPQSTAPEYNKTWGQTTGPGSQQTSNPEYNAWVDFYRQPMAFFNQGTQQTPAPGLQDH
- the LOC102233662 gene encoding far upstream element-binding protein 3-like isoform X5; this encodes MMMMMAELIQGQASVAQPGTKDDFADTIRRVRQMAAKMGGDQMPNMNSSCPVIDPSLYGFGGQKRSLDNGVGNHLGALVHQRAFTTEDFKVPDKMVGFIIGKGGEQISRIQQESGCKIQIASDSGGMLDRPCTLTGSPENIEQAKRLLSEIVEQCRYGPGFHNDMDGNSSIQQILIPANKVGLVIGKGGETIKQLQERTGVQMIMIQDDPMPTGADKPLRITGDPHKVQQARELVVKLIRDKDQGDFRAGRLDFGSKMGGSSLDVVVPRFAVGIIIGRNGEMIKKIQNDAGVRIQFKQDDGVSPDRVAQVMGQPDHCHHAAHLINELVQTAQERDGFGIMGRRGRSDCNMGGAGGLQEVTYAVPADKCGLVIGKGGETIKNIKEQSRAHVELQRNPPPNTDPNVRIFSIRGTAQQLEKARQLIDERIGGPGIGSNSNFGMSPYNQGPTTPPQHGPQMFMSGGWGTTFQIWQPQGQQDHTGQQNQPQSTAPEYNKTWGQTTGPGSQQTSNPEYNAWVDFYRQPMAFFNQGTQQTPAPGLQDH
- the LOC102233662 gene encoding far upstream element-binding protein 3-like isoform X3; amino-acid sequence: MMMMMAELIQGQASVAQPGTKDDFADTIRRVRQMAAKMGGDQMPNMNSSCPVIDPSLYGFGGQKRSLDNGVGNHLGALVHQRAFTTEDFKVPDKMVGFIIGKGGEQISRIQQESGCKIQIASDSGGMLDRPCTLTGSPENIEQAKRLLSEIVEQCRYGPGFHNDMDGNSSIQQILIPANKVGLVIGKGGETIKQLQERTGVQMIMIQDDPMPTGADKPLRITGDPHKVQQARELVVKLIRDKDQGDFRAGRLDFGSKMGGSSLDVVVPRFAVGIIIGRNGEMIKKIQNDAGVRIQFKQDDGVSPDRVAQVMGQPDHCHHAAHLINELVQTAQERDGFGIMGRRGRSDCNMGGAGGLQEVTYAVPADKCGLVIGKGGETIKNIKEQSRAHVELQRNPPPNTDPNVRIFSIRGTAQQLEKARQLIDERIGGPGIGSNSNFGMSPYNQGPTTPPQHGPQMFMSGGWGTTFQIWQPQGQQDHSHNGSQTGQMDWEQYYKKLGQQNQPQSTAPEYNKTWGQTTGPGSQQTSNPEYNAWVDFYRQPMAFFNQGTQQTPAPGLQDH
- the LOC102233662 gene encoding far upstream element-binding protein 3-like isoform X2, with protein sequence MMMMMAELIQGQASVAQPGTKDDFADTIRRVRQMAAKMGGDQMPNMNSSCPVIDPSLYGFGGQKRSLDNGGNHLGALVHQRAFTTEDFKVPDKMVGFIIGKGGEQISRIQQESGCKIQIASDSGGMLDRPCTLTGSPENIEQAKRLLSEIVEQCRYGPGFHNDMDGNSSIQQILIPANKVGLVIGKGGETIKQLQERTGVQMIMIQDDPMPTGADKPLRITGDPHKVQQARELVVKLIRDKDQGDFRAGRLDFGSKMGGSSLDVVVPRFAVGIIIGRNGEMIKKIQNDAGVRIQFKQDDGVSPDRVAQVMGQPDHCHHAAHLINELVQTAQERDGFGIMGRRGRSDCNMGGAGGLQEVTYAVPADKCGLVIGKGGETIKNIKEQSRAHVELQRNPPPNTDPNVRIFSIRGTAQQLEKARQLIDERIGGPGIGSNSNFGMSPYNQGPTTPPQHGPQMFMSGGWGTTFQIWQPQGQQDHSKHLQRNGHNGSQTGQMDWEQYYKKLGQQNQPQSTAPEYNKTWGQTTGPGSQQTSNPEYNAWVDFYRQPMAFFNQGTQQTPAPGLQDH